From a single Brassica oleracea var. oleracea cultivar TO1000 chromosome C5, BOL, whole genome shotgun sequence genomic region:
- the LOC106292481 gene encoding uncharacterized protein LOC106292481: protein MDMFHLLHTHHPGLMSSLCLPEDERLPFDQKSKVIGDRLVAKLALLRAQAHSQEAGQALADHGGAQELGGAEGSSNEGCLRDEQREMMIPATENALNHLPSLKQSGTARGKAYGLSNGVRRLRSHACKPVCAKKDACGGKGTLGKLIDTDSGEEPFELVGATSRTSLEEVKMKIAAILKVYMETRDTKEAFRCIRELGVSFFHHDVVKMALITGVKSYTAEPLVLNLLKEAVSENLISSTQMVKGFSSLRESLDDLALDIPSAEAKFGLLVGKLSQAVGLMKN, encoded by the exons ATGGATATGTTCCACTTATTGCACACTCACCACCCCGGACTCATGTCTAGCTTGTGTCTCCCAGAGGATGAACGTCTTCCTTTTGATCAGAAGAGTAAAGTAATAGGTGATAGGCTCGTAGCAAAGTTGGCGCTTCTTAGAGCTCAAGCTCATTCTCAAGAAGCTGGTCAGGCTCTTGCTGATCATGGCGGCGCTCAAGAACTTGGTGGAGCAGAAGGATCGTCTAATGAAGGGTGTTTAAGAGATGAGCAGAGAGAAATGATGATACCTGCAACCGAGAACGCACTGAATCATCTACCCTCGCTCAAACAATCCGGTACTGCTCGTGGTAAAGCGTATGGTCTGTCAAATGGTGTTAGACGTCTAAGGTCTCATGCATGCAAGCCTGTCTGTGCAAAGAAGG ATGCGTGTGGTGGCAAAGGAACTTTGGGAAAACTAATCGACACTGATAGTGGAGAG GAACCATTCGAGCTAGTTGGTGCAACGAGTCGAACCTCTCTTGAGGAAGTCAAGATGAAGATCGCTGCCATTTTGAAGGTGTATATGGAGACTAGAGACACAAAGGAGGCATTTCGCTGCATCCGGGAACTAGGCGTGTCGTTCTTTCATCACGACGTGGTGAAGATGGCTTTGATTACTGGCGTAAAGAGTTACACAGCAGAGCCACTTGTGTTGAATCTGCTGAAGGAAGCAGTTTCAGAAAACCTGATAAGCTCTACTCAGATGGTGAAGGGATTCTCCAGCTTAAGGGAAAGCCTCGACGATCTCGCTCTTGACATTCCTTCAGCTGAAGCAAAATTTGGTTTGCTTGTGGGAAAGCTGTCTCAGGCGGTTGGCTTGATGAAAAATTAA
- the LOC106292483 gene encoding histone H1.1 translates to MTSPAVDQENIPPMDVTNATATEPAAKGGKAKKAKEVKAKAKAKKKPAAAAAKKKSVSTHPTYEEMIKDAIVSLKERTGSSQYAIQKFIEEKHKVLSPSFRKLLLLNLKRLVASEKLVKVKASFKIPSAKPSSSPKAVTEKKKPAAAAAKGKKVTTAAAAKSKVAKKSAAVKPKATAASKRKAAAAAKPKAKAAKTSTVTSPGKKAAAGAKKKASSKVVTKKKTPVKKAVKPKTVKSPAKRASKRGMK, encoded by the exons ATGACGAGTCCAGCGGTTGATCAAGAGAACATCCCTCCTATGGACGTAACCAACGCGACGGCGACGGAGCCTGCTGCGAAGGGAGGCAAGGCGAAGAAAGCTAAGGAAGTGAAGGCGAAGGCTAAGGCGAAGAAGAAGCCTGCTGCTGCGGCTGCGAAGAAGAAGTCTGTTTCGACTCATCCTACTTACGAAGAG ATGATCAAGGATGCGATCGTATCGTTGAAGGAGAGAACTGGATCTAGCCAGTACGCGATTCAGAAGTTCATCGAGGAGAAGCACAAGGTGCTCTCGCCTTCGTTCAGGAAGCTCCTGCTTCTCAATCTCAAGAGGCTCGTTGCTTCCGAGAAGCTCGTGAAGGTTAAAGCCTCGTTTAAGATTCCGTCTGCAAAGCCGTCATCGTCTCCCAAGGCGGTTACGGAGAAGAAGAAACCTGCTGCCGCAGCGGCGAAGGGGAAGAAGGTTACCACCGCAGCAGCTGCGAAGTCGAAGGTAGCGAAGAAATCCGCGGCGGTTAAACCCAAGGCAACTGCTGCGTCCAAGAGGAAAGCGGCTGCTGCTGCGAAGCCCAAGGCTAAGGCGGCTAAAACGTCGACGGTGACATCTCCGGGGAAAAAGGCTGCTGCTGGTGCTAAGAAGAAGGCTAGTTCTAAGGTGGTTACGAAGAAGAAGACTCCAGTGAAGAAGGCTGTGAAGCCGAAGACGGTTAAGTCTCCAGCGAAGAGGGCTTCGAAGAGGGGGATGAAGTGA
- the LOC106292473 gene encoding ribosome biogenesis protein bms1, whose translation MAADDLMSSQKSHRMRKSGPTMRKKSEIDKKKRGVADNKQPNPRAFSVRSVVKAKRLKIRAVEKEQRRIHLPTADRTYGEPPPFVVVVQGPPGVGKSLVIKSLVKHFTHQNVPEVRGPITIVQGKKKRIQFVECPNDINGMIDCAKVADLAILLIDGSYGFEMETFEFLNIMQVHGFPKVMGVLTHLDKFKDVKKLRKTKQRLKHRFWTEIYNGAKLFYLSGLIHGKYSQREVLNLSRFISVIKFHPLSWRTSHPYVLADRLEDVTPPEKVQMDKKCDRNITLYGYLRGCNLKKGMKVHIAGVGDYSLAGVTALPDPCPLPSAAKKKGLRDREKLFYAPMSGIGDLLYDKDAVYININDHLVQYSKTDEENGEPANKGRGKDVGEDLVKSLQNTKYSVDEKLEKTFINLFGKKTSASSERKLEADAQSSPEGSDAESSEESQSDDDVDDHEMDVDSNDGKIKEKTELRGGRLRRKAIFKDEVDDSDEDGDDDDDDDEEAEGAESDGNEDEDGEDESVSDSQDSDEDDVEESEDKVLGNISKWKEPLKEKGRKKNPNLMHIVYGASASSATALINENNEISDDEDFFKPKGEHSKNLGGGLDAGHVNSEDCSKFVNYGNLKNWKEKEVCEDIRDRFTTGDWSKAALRNKNSVAGDEGEDDELYGDFEDLETGEKHNDHENMESGTNEDVEAAERRLKKLALRAKFDAQSDKSELEDEDNDNGDGINPRNSEAKEPGFVDKLKEELEIRKQMNLLELNDLDEDTRIEIEGFRTGTYLRLEIHNVPYEMVDFFDPCHPVLIGGIGFGEDSAGYMQARLKKHRWHKKVLKTRDPIIVSIGWRRYQTIPVYAIEDRNGRHRMLKYTPEHMHCLAMFWGPLVPPNTGFVAFQNLSSNQTGFRITATSVVLEYNHQTHIAKKIKLVGHPCKIKKNTAFIKDMFTSDLEIARFEGSSVRTVSGIRGQVKKAGKNMLDNNAQEGIARCTFEDQIKMSDIVFLRAWTPVEVPQFYNPLTTALQPRDKIWTGMKTFRELRSEHNIPIPVNKDSLYKPIERKTKKFNPLVIPKKLQAELPFASKPKNKPARKRPDLDARRAVVMEPEERKAHAVVQHYKLMHKVKVTKKKAKEQEKRKAYEAEKAKKEVISKKRNREGRRERYRTEDKQKKKMKRGQD comes from the exons ATGGCCGCCGACGATTTGATGTCGTCGCAGAAGTCTCACAGGATGCGCAAATCGGGTCCTACGATGCGGAAGAAATCTGAGATTGACAAGAAGAAGCGCGGCGTCGCGGATAACAAGCAGCCAAACCCTAGA GCGTTTAGCGTTAGGTCGGTTGTTAAGGCGAAGCGTTTGAAGATTCGCGCTGTGGAGAAGGAGCAGCGGCGGATTCATCTTCCGACTGCTGATCGTACTTATGGAGAACCTCCTCCTTTCGTCGTCGTTGTTCAAGGGCCCCCAGGG GTTGGAAAGTCTTTAGTGATTAAGTCCCTTGTTAAGCATTTTACGCACCAGAATGTGCCCGAGGTTCGAGGACCTATTACCATTGTTCAAG GTAAGAAGAAACGGATACAGTTTGTGGAGTGTCCTAATGATATCAATGGGATGATTGATTGTGCCAAGGTTGCTGATCTAGCTATACTTCTCATAGACGGGAGTTATGGTTTCGAGATG GAAACCTTTGAGTTCCTAAATATTATGCAAGTGCATGGATTCCCTAAAGTTATGGGAGTCCTCACTCATCTGGATAAGTTCAAGGATGTGAAGAAGTTGAGGAAGACAAAGCAACGTCTCAAGCATCGTTTCTGGACTGAGATTTATAATGGAGCTAAATTGTTCTATTTATCTGGTCTCATTCATGGGAA GTATTCACAACGTGAAGTTCTTAACTTGTCCCGCTTTATATCTGTCATCAAGTTTCATCCGTTGTCATGGAGAACATCACATCCTTATGTGTTGGCTGATCGTCTGGAAGATGTTACCCCTCCCGAGAAAGTTCAGATGGATAAGAAATGCGATAGGAATATCACATTGTATGGTTACCTTCGTGGTTGTAACTTGAAGAAAGGGATGAAG GTTCACATTGCTGGAGTTGGTGACTATAGTTTAGCTGGGGTGACTGCCTTACCTGATCCTTGTCCTTTACCCTCAGCTGCCAAGAAAAAGGGGCTGAGGGACAGAGAAAAGCTTTTCTATGCTCCTATGTCCGGGATTGGAGATCTTTTGTATGACAAAGATGCTGTTTACATCAACATAAATGATCACCTTGTTCAGTACTCTAAAACTGATGAAGAAAATGGAGAACCTGCTAATAAAG GAAGGGGCAAGGATGTTGGTGAGGATTTGGTGAAGTCGTTGCAGAACACAAAATATTCTGTTGATGAGAAATTGGAGAAGACTTTCATTAATTTATTTGGCAAAAAGACTAGTGCCAGCTCGGAAAGAAAACTTGAGGCAGATGCGCAATCGTCACCGGAAGGTTCTGACGCTGAGTCATCAGAGGAATCTCAGTCTGATGATGATGTTGATGATCATGAAATGGATGTAGATAGTAATGACGGTAAAATTAAGGAGAAAACCGAGCTCCGTGGTGGAAGGCTGAGGAGGAAAGCTATCTTCAAGGATGAGGTTGAT GACTCAGATGAAGATGGTGATGATGATGATGATGATGATGAGGAAGCAGAAGGTGCTGAATCTGACGGAAATGAAGATGAAGATGGGGAAGATGAATCTGTTTCCGATTCTCAGGACTCAGATGAAGATGATGTTGAGGAGTCAGAAGATAAGGTCCTTGGTAACATATCAAAATGGAAAGAACCCTTAAAAGAAAAGGGCAGAAAGAAGAACCCGAACTTGATGCATATTGTGTATGGTGCATCAGCATCATCAGCTACTGCCTTGATAAACGAGAACAATGAAATTAGTGATGATGAAGACTTCTTTAAGCCAAAAGGAGAACATAGCAAG AACTTAGGTGGTGGACTTGATGCGGGACATGTCAACTCAGAGGATTGTTCCAAATTTGTAAATTATGGAAACCTGAAGAATTGGAAAGAGAAAGAAGTTTGTGAGGACATCCGTGATCGTTTTACCACTGGTGACTGGTCAAAAGCTGCTCTGAGAAATAAAAACTCAGTTGCTGGCGATGAGGGAGAAGATGATGAACTTTATGGGGATTTTGAGGATCTAGAGACAGGAGAAAAGCATAATGACCATGAGAACATGGAGTCTGGTACAAATGAAGATGTTGAAGCAGCTGAGCGTAGGCTTAAAAAGCTGGCTCTCCGAGCAAAGTTTGATGCACA AAGCGATAAATCGGAGTTGGAGGATGAGGACAATGATAATGGTGATGGGATCAATCCCCGTAATAGTGAAGCCAAGGAACCCGGATTCGTTGACAAA TTGAAGGAGGAGCTTGAAATTAGAAAACAGATGAATTTGCTGGAACTCAATGATCTTGACGAGGATACTCGAATTGAGATAGAAGGATTCCGGACTGGAACATACTTGCGGCTGGAGATTCACAATGTTCCTTATGAGATGGTTGATTTCTTTGATCCGTGTCATCCAGTTCTTATTGGAGGTATTGGTTTCGGTGAGGATAGTGCTGGATATATGCAG GCCCGGTTGAAGAAACATAGGTGGCACAAGAAAGTACTAAAGACAAGAGATCCCATTATTGTATCTATTGGATGGAGACGCTATCAGACTATTCCTGTATACGCCATTGAAGATCGCAATGGCAGACATCGAATGCTTAAGTATACTCCAGAACACATGCATTGCCTTGCTATGTTCTGGGGTCCTCTTGTCCCACCCAACACAGGCTTTGTCGCTTTCCAAAACTTGTCAAGCAATCAG ACAGGATTTAGGATAACAGCAACCTCGGTCGTACTTGAGTATAATCACCAAACCCATATTGCAAAGAAAATCAAGCTGGTTGGGCACCCGTGCAAGATCAAGAAGAATACTGCATTTATAAAAGACATGTTCACTTCTGACCTTGAAATAGCTCGATTTGAAGGTTCATCTGTCCGGACAGTTAGTGGCATTAGAGGACAAGTTAAAAAG GCTGGGAAAAACATGCTCGATAACAATGCCCAAGAAGGGATTGCAAGGTGTACCTTTGAAGATCAAATAAAAATGAGCGACATAGTCTTCTTAAGGGCTTGGACCCCAGTGGAAGTTCCACAATTTTACAACCCTCTAACTACAGCCTTGCAGCCCCGCGATAAGATCTGGACAGGGATGAAAACGTTTAGGGAACTCCGTAGTGAGCACAACATTCCTATTCCAGTGAATAAGGATTCACTCTACAAG CCAATCGAAAGGAAGACAAAGAAGTTCAATCCGTTGGTGATTCCAAAGAAACTACAAGCAGAGTTACCGTTTGCTTCCAAACCCAAAAACAAACCAGCGCGAAAAAGACCAGATTTAGATGCTAGGAGAGCTGTAGTAATGGAGCCGGAAGAAAGAAAAGCTCATGCTGTCGTCCAGCACTATAAGCTGATGCATAAAGTCAAG GTGACTAAGAAGAAAGCAAAGGAGCAGGAGAAGAGGAAAGCATACGAAGCAGAGAAGGCTAAGAAAGAGGTAATATCTAAGAAACGGAACAGAGAGGGGAGACGTGAGAGGTATCGTACTGAAGATAAACAGAAGAAGAAGATGAAAAGAGGCCAAGATTAA
- the LOC106292478 gene encoding fructokinase-1, with protein sequence MNHHALALKFHSFSPQYALSLSNFTLHSPNPLQFRVPNVSSSPVSLRSRSSAADLSPVRYTDVSSSSIGSVGGTGGVVVAEKPIDVATLGNLCVDIVLSVDELPPNSRGERKALMDELSLSPPDKKYWEAGGNCNMAIAAARLGLRCVAIGHVGDEIYGEFLLDVLHEEGIGTVALDGVAANAKDATSFCETLICWVLVDPLQRHGFCSRADFKEEPAFSWITDLSDEVKMAIRQSKVIFCNGYDFDDFSPSFIMSTVDYATKVGTAIFFDPGPRGKSLSKGTPDERRALSHFFRMSDVLLLTSEEAESLTGIKNPVKAGQEILRNGKGTKWVIVKMGPKGSVLVTKSSVSVAPAFKVEVVDTVGCGDSFVAAIALGYIRDMPLVNTLTIANAVGAATAMGCGAGRNVAKRHHVVDLIKASKLNDEESLLKELLTENPETPKVNLLSKGMRKEGSNKQQIEIISMEKVVSELLPELELGRCCVKASS encoded by the exons ATGAATCATCACGCGCTTGCCCTCAAATTCCACTCCTTCTCTCCTCAGTATGCGTTATCCCTCTCCAATTTCACCCTCCACAGCCCTAATCCTCTCCAATTTCGAGTTCCGAATGTGAGCAGCAGCCCCGTATCTCTCCGATCCCGGAGCAGCGCCGCCGATTTATCCCCCGTAAGATACACGGATGTCTCCTCCTCCTCCATCGGCTCGGTCGGGGGGACCGGAGGCGTGGTGGTGGCGGAGAAACCTATCGATGTCGCAACTCTGGGTAATCTCTGCGTCGACATTGTTCTCAGTGTTGACGAATTGCCCCCGAATTCTCGCGGAGAACGCAAGGCGCTCATGGACGAGCTCTCTCTTTCTCCCCCAGATAAG AAATATTGGGAAGCAGGTGGGAACTGTAACATGGCTATAGCAGCTGCTAGGCTGGGGCTTCGGTGTGTTGCTATCGGTCACGTGGGGGATGAGATATACGGAGAGTTTCTTCTAGATGTGCTTCATGAAGAGGGGATAGGTACGGTTGCGTTGGATGGAGTAGCAGCAAATGCCAAAGACGCCACCTCGTTCTGTGAAACTCTTATTTGCTGGGTTCTTGTGGATCCTCTCCAGAGGCATGGGTTTTGCAG TCGAGCCGACTTCAAGGAGGAACCTGCTTTTAGTTGGATAACTGACCTATCTGATGAAGTAAAGATGGCAATCAGGCAGTCAAAAGTTATTTTCTGCAATGGTTATGACTTTGACGATTTCAGCCCTAGCTTTATAATGTCAACCGTAGACTACGCTACCAAAGTTGGGACAGCTATCTTCTTTGATCCTGGACCACGGGGAAAGAGTCTTTCCAAGGGAACTCCTGATGAGCGCAGAGCACTTTCTCATTTCTTTAGAATGAGTGATGTTCTTCTACTAACTTCTGAGGAG GCCGAGTCTCTAACTGGCATCAAGAACCCTGTAAAAGCAGGACAAGAAATTCTGAGAAATGGGAAGGGAACAAAGTGGGTGATTGTAAAAATGGGCCCAAAAGGTTCAGTTCTAGTGACCAAATCCAGTGTCTCAGTGGCACCTGCGTTTAAG GTGGAGGTGGTTGATACTGTTGGATGTGGAGATAGTTTTGTGGCTGCGATTGCATTGGGCTATATACGCGACATGCCGCTTGTTAACACCTTGACGATTGCAAACGCGGTTGGAGCAGCAACTGCAATGGGGTGTGGAGCAGGTAGAAACGTTGCAAAAAGGCATCACGTGGTGGATCTCATAAAGGCGTCGAAACTCAACGATGAAGAAAGCTTGTTAAAAGAACTACTCACCGAAAACCCGGAAACTCCTAAAGTCAATCTTCTTTCAAAAGGGATGAGAAAGGAGGGAAGCAACAAGCAGCAGATAGAAATCATCTCTATGGAAAAAGTGGTTTCTGAGTTGCTTCCAGAGCTTGAACTTGGGAGGTGTTGTGTAAAGGCTTCGTCTTGA